DNA sequence from the Streptomyces sp. MST-110588 genome:
GAGCGCGAGATCCTGCTGGAGAAGCCGGGCGCTCCGGCGATGTCCGAGGAGACGGCGCAGCAGGTCCGCGAACTGGTGACCAAGGGCGCGATGGGCGGCTGGCTGATCTTCACCACGGACGACTGCCGCAAGACGTACGAAACGCTGCTGGCTCAGGGCGTGGAGTTCACCGAGGAGCCCACCGACCGCCCGTACGGAACCGACTGCGGCCTGCGCGACCCCTTCGGCAACCGCATCCGCTTCACCCAGCCGAGGAGCTGAGGAACGCCGAAGGTGTCGTTGGCGGGGCGGAGGGCCCTTTCGGCGGGGGAAGGGCCCTCCGCGGGCGCCGGTCCGGGACCGTTCCGCGTCCGTTCCGCGTCCGTTCCGCGTCCGTTCCGCGTCCGGTCCGGGACCGGTCAGGCCGGTCAGCGGGGGCTGTCGCGGCCCGCAAGTCAGCCGGGGCTGTGCGCGGCCCGCCATTCGGGGGCGAGTACGGACCAGACCTCGGTGTTCTGCCGTACGCCCCGGTAGGGCGAGTTCTCCCGCAGGACTCCCTCGCGGGTCATGCCGAGCCGCTTGGCGATGTTGATGCTCGGTGTGTTCTCCGGGGCGACCTGCCACTCCACGCGGTGCATGCCGCGCACCAGCACCGCCCAGTCGATGAGGGCGCGTACGGCACGGGTGGCCAGGCCGCGTCCGGCGGCGGCCGGCTCCACCCAGCAGCCGGCCTCGCAGTTGCCCGTGGAGGTGTCGAAGACGCGCAGGAGGACACCGCCGACCAGACGTCCGTCCAGCCATATGCCGTGGAGCCGGCCGGTGTCGGCGGCGGTCCTGTCGGCGTAGAGCTGGAGCCAGTTCCGCGTGGAGTCGAGGTCGTGGACGATGTCGGGCAGGCCGACGTACCGGCCGATGAACTCCCGGCCGCGGTCGATGTGTGCGAGGAACTCCTCGGCCTGCCAGGGCTCCAGCGGCCGTAGTTCCGCTCCGTCCCCCAGCGCTTTCGCGAACATTCGGGTCCTCCCCGTCGGTCGTCCGTGGCGTCTCGGCGTGGATCTTCGCACGGGCGCCGACGCATCCTTGTGGCTGCGGTCCGTTCCCGGCGGTGGCCGTTAGGGTCGCAGGCGTGAGCTCCGACAACGACACACAGGCCGCATCGCGGGCACAGGACCAGGCAAGGGCCCAGGTGCAGACGCAGGCGCAGACGAACGGTGTACGGCTGGCCGCCGGTGACGCCGAGCTGACCATTCACCCCGACAACGGCTGCCGCATCGCGAGCCTGCGCGTGGGCGGGCGGGAACTGCTGCGGCAGGGCGCCAAGTACGGCTGCTTCCCGATGGTGCCGTGGTGCGGCCGGATCGAGCACGGGCGGTTCCGTAACGGCGGCGAGGTGCACCAGATGCCGCTGAACTCCCCGCCGCACGCCATCCACGGCACCGGCCGCAACCTCGCCTGGAAGACGGCCCGCGCGAGCGCCACCTCGGCCGCCTTCACCTACGACCTCGCCGACCCGGCCGCCCCCTGGCCGTACCCCGGAACGGTCACCCAGCTCGTCGAGCTGGCGGCGGACGGCAGCTCGCTCACCCTGACCATGGGCGTGGAGACGTACGCCGACTCCTTCCCCGCGCAGGCGGGCTGGCATCCATGGTTCGTACGGAATCTCGACGCGGACGAGGCTGCCGGTGGCGCCACCGGAGGCGGCACGGAAGACGCGGCCGGAGACGTACGGATCGACTTTGCGGCCGAGTGGCAGGAGGAGCGCGGCGCGGATCACCTGCCCACCGGGCGGCGGATCGTCCCGACGCCCGGCCCCTGGGACGACTGCTTCGGCATGCCGCAGGGGGTGGACGTCACCCTCACCTGGCCGGGGGAGCTGGAGCTGAAGGTGACCAGCCGCGCCGAGTGGGTGGTCGTCTTCGACGAGCAGCCGGCGGCGGTCTGTGTGGAGCCGCAGTCCGGCCCGCCGAACGGCCTGAACACCATGCCGCGGCTGGTCACGCCGATCGACCCGCTGGAGATCTCCACCACGTGGTCCTGGCGCGCCCTGGGGTGACGCGGGGCGGGACGGGCGGCGGGGACCCGGTGCGGTCCGGCGGACCGCCTAAGCTCATGCGCATGAGCGACGACGTACGTGGCGAGCTGCTTCAGCAGATCAAGGACAAGGCCGTGGTGCACGGCAAGGTGACGCTTTCCTCCGGCAAGGAGGCCGACTACTACATCGACCTGCGCCGGATCACGCTGGACAGCGAGGCGGCCCCGCTGGTCGGCCGGCTGATGCTCGACATCACCGCCGGGCTCGACTTCGACGCGGTCGGCGGGCTGACCCTGGGCGCCGACCCCGTCGCGACCTCGATGCTGCATGCCGCCGCGGCCCGTGGCCGGCGGCTGGACGCGTTCGTCGTACGCAAGGCGCAGAAGACGCACGGCATGCAGCGCCGCATCGAGGGTCCGGACATCAAGGGCCGGCGCGTGCTGGTCGTGGAGGACACCTCCACGACCGGCGGCTCGCCGCTGACCGCCGTCGAGGCGGCGCGGGAGGCCGGTGCCGAGGTCGTCGCGGTGGCCACGATCGTGGACCGGGGTGCCGCATCGGCCATCGCCGAGGCCGGTCTGGAGTACATCACCGGCTACCGACTCGAAGACCTGGACCTGGCCTGAGACGCCGGGCGCAGCCGCGAAAGCGCGGCTGACCAGCGGGTTTGTCGGCTGCGTAAGGGTGGCTGAGCAGCGGGCCCGTCCGAGGGGTGGCCGGTTTCACGTGAAACCAGCCACCCCTTCGTGGGCGTGGCGGATGCGCGATGTGGAGCAATCGGCCGAGTCTGGGAAGATGAGGGACGGCGATGTCCTCGCCCCCTGGTCAGGGCCAAGAACGCACACCCGCACATCACAAGGAGCGGTCAGATGCCCATCGCAACCCCCGAGGTCTACAACGAGATGCTCGACCGGGCGAAGGCAGGCAAGTTCGCCTACCCGGCCATCAACGTGACCTCGACGCAGACTCTGCACGCAGCGCTGCGCGGCTTCGCCGAGGCCGAGAGCGACGGCATCATCCAGATCTCCACCGGTGGCGCGGAGTTCCTGGGCGGCCAGTACAACAAGGACATGGTGACCGGCGCCGTCGCGCTCGCCGAGTTCGCGCACGTCGTGGCCGACAAGTACGACATCACCGTCGCGCTGCACACCGACCACTGCCCCAAGGACAAGCTGGACGGCTACGTCCGCCCGCTCCTGGAGATCTCCGAGAAGCGCGTCGCCAAGGGCCAGAACCCGCTGTTCCAGTCCCACATGTGGGATGGCTCGGCCGAGACCCTGGCCGACAACCTGGCCATCGGCCAGGAGCTGCTGGCCAAGGCCGCCGCCGCCAAGATCATCCTTGAGGTCGAGATCACCCCGACCGGTGGCGAGGAGGACGGCGTCAGCCACGAGATCAACGACGAGCTGTACACCACGGTCGAGGACGCGCTGCGCACCGCCGAGGCGCTGGGTCTGGGTGAGAAGGGCCGCTACCTGCTCGCCGCCTCCTTCGGCAACGTCCACGGCGTCTACAAGCCGGGCAATGTCGTCCTGCGCCCCGAGCTGCTCAAGGACCTCCAGGAGGGCGTGGGCGCCAAGTACGGCAAGCAGAGCCCGTTCGACTTCGTCTTCCACGGCGGTTCCGGCTCCACCGAGCAGGAGATCGCCACCGCGCTGGAGAACGGCGTCGTGAAGATGAACCTGGACACCGACACCCAGTACGCCTTCACCCGCCCGGTCGCGGACCACATGTTCCGTAACTACGACGGTGTCCTGAAGGTGGACGGCGAGGTCGGCAACAAGAAGACCTACGACCCGCGTAGCTGGGGTAAGCTGGCCGAGGCCGGCATGGCCAAGCGTGTCACCGAGGCGTGCGCCAACCTGCGCTCCACGGGCACCAAGCTGAAGTAAGCGCCCCCGGCCCACACACGCCGTCGGCGTACCTGACGCGGGGCTCCCCGTCTCATCGGAGGCGGGGAGCCCCGCGTCGTACGCGGATGCCCCCGCGGGTACCGGCGACCGGCCGGGTGGCGGCCGGGCCGGCGGGCGGACCAGGCAGACTTGGGCCATGGCCATTCACGAGAACCTGCTCGGGGGACCGCCCCCGACCCACCTGCCCGACGACCCCGAGCCCCGCGAACTGCTCGCCTCGGGCGCGGCCCCGGCCGATGTCGCCGCCAAGTACCCGACCTCCTCCCTGGCGTGGGCGCAGCTCGCCGACGACGCCTTCCAGGCCGGCCGGGTCGTCGAGTCCTACGCCTATGCCCGTACGGGCTACCACCGCGGTCTGGACGCGCTGCGCCGGGCTGGCTGGAAGGGCCACGGTCCGGTGCCCTTCGAGCACGAGCCCAACCGCGGTTTCCTGCGCGCGCTGCACGCCCTGGCACGGGCCGCGCAGGCGATCGGTGAGCAGGAGGAGTACGAGCGCTGCACGACCTTCCTGCGCGACTCCTCCCCGACGGCGGCGGACACCCTTTCCTGAAAATCTCTCCGGCCGGGCCGACCGCAAGATCGCGGTCGGCCCTTGCGCGTGCGGGGTCCGGCGCGCATGATGCCACTGGGCCGGGAGAGCCCGATTCGCACGCTCTCCGGCCCGAGGGGACCGGGGCTCCATCGCCGACAGGAAGGGGCGGACCGCTACCCGGAAGACGCAGCATCGAGGAGTTCCTCATGTCGCAGCACTCCGACGGGTCCCGAAACGGACACAGCACGGAACCGGAGCCCATGTGCCCGGTGGCCGCCGCGGGCGGCAACGCCGGTAATCCGGACCTGAGCATAGGGAGCCGGGGCACCACCCCGTACGAGGACTACGTCCACGCCGACGTCCTCACCCACCTCCAGCACCCGCTCTCCGACGACCCCGGAGAGATGGCCTTCCTGGTCACCACCCAGGTCATGGAGCTGTGGTTCACCGTCATCGTCCATGAGTGGCACACCGCGGCGCGGGCCCTGCGCCGTGACGACCTGCCGGTGGCCATGGACGCGCTCAAGCGCTCCACGTACGAGCTGGAGGCGCTCAACGCGGCGTGGAAGCCGCTGGCCCGGCTGACCCCCGCGCAGTTCAACTCCTTCCGCGGGGCGCTCGGTGAGGGGTCGGGGTTCCAGTCCGCGATGTACCGGCGGCTGGAGTTCCTGCTCGGCGAGAAGTCGTCCTCCATGCTCGTCCCGCACCGGGGCGCGCCGCGCGAGCACGCCGAACTGGAGAAGGCCCTTCAGGAGCCCAGCCTGTGGGACGAGGTGCTGCATCTGCTCCGGCGCCGCGGGTACGCCGTGCCCGAGGAGGTGCTCGACCGCGACCTCACCGCCAAGTACGAGCCGCACCCGGCCGTCGAGGCGGCCTGGGCGGAGATCTACGCGGGCCCGCAGGACAGCGAACTGACGCAGCTCGGCGAGGCGTTGACCGATGTGGCCGAGCTGATGTGGCGCTGGCGCAACGACCACCTGGTGGCGACGCGGCGGGCGATGGGTGCCAAGCCGGGCACGGCCGGCTCGGCGGGTGTGACCTGGCTGGAGAAACGGGCCCGCAAGAACGTCTTCCCCGAGCTGTGGACGGCCCGCAGCCATGTCTGAATCACTGATGACGCGGGAGCAGGGGGACGAAGGGCGCGAGGAGCGCGCGGAATACGAGGGTCGCGAGGAGTACGAGGAGCGCGAGGAGTACGAGGGTCTCGCGGGACGGCCCGAGCCGGTGGTCGCGGACCTCTTCGAGCGCGCCCGGGCGCAGGACGCGGCGGACCAACTCGCCTCCGTACGCGAACGGTTCGTGCTGGACGAGGCGGTCTACCTCGACGGGAACTCCCTGGGCGCGCTGCCCCGTGCCGTACCCGGCCGGATCGCCGATGTCATCGCCCGCGAATGGGGCGAGCTGCGGATCCGGTCGTGGACCGAGTCCGGCTGGTGGATGGCGCCCGAGCGGATCGGCGACCGGATCGCCCCGCTCGTCGGAGCGGCGCCGGGCCGGATCGTGGTCGGCGACTCCACCAGCGTCAACGTCTTCAAGGCCGTGGTCGGCGGCGTACGGATGGCGGGCGAGGACCGCGACGAGATCCTGGTCGACGAGACGACGTTCCCCACCGACGGCTACATCGCCCGGTCCGCGGCCCGGCTGACCGGCCGTACGCTACGGCCCGTCCAGCCCGCGCGGATTCCGCAGGAGGCCGGCCCGCGCACCGCCCTGGCGCTGGTCAACCACGTCGACTACCGCACCGGCCGGCTCAACGACCTGCCCGGCATCACCGCCGCGCTGCACGAGGCCGGCGCGCTGGCGGTCTGGGACCTGTGCCACAGCGCGGGTGCGCTGCCGGTCGGGCTGGACGCGCACGGCGTCGACCTCGCGGTCGGCTGCACGTACAAGTACCTCAACGGCGGCCCGGGTTCGCCGGCCTACCTGTACGTACGCCAGGACCTCCAGCAGCGGTTCGACTCCCCGCTGCCGGGCTGGAACTCGCACGCCGAGCCGTTCGGGATGGCGTCCCGCTACTCACCGGCCGACGGCATCGTGCGGGGCCGCGTCGGCACGCCGGACATCCTCTCGCTGCTCGCCCTGGAAGCGGCGCTGGAGGTCTGGGACGGCGTACGCATCGAATCCGTACGGGCCAAGAGCCTGGCGCTGACCGACTTCTTCCTCGACTGCGTCCAGGCGTACGCGCCGCCCGGCCGGGTCCGCGTCCTGACGCCGCGCGAGCACGCCCTGCGGGGCAGCCAGGTGGCGCTGGGGTGCGCGGGCGCGGGCGCGGTGATGACCGAACTGATCCGCCGCGGAGTGATCGGCGACTTCCGCCACCCGGATGTGCTGCGCTTCGGGTTCACGCCGCTGTACACCTCCTTCGCGGACGCGGAGCGGGCGGCGCGGATGCTGGGGACGTCCTGAGCGCCCTGCCGGACGAGGGCGGGAGCGGAAGCGAGGGCGAGGGCGGGAGCGGAGGCGGAAGCCGGTGAAGAACGCGGCGGCCGGGGAGGCGGCGGCGCAGGAGGAAGGGGCGGCCCGGGAAGAAGTGGCGGCCAGGGAGGAGGCCGCGCTGTTCGGGCTCGCGCCCGTGCCGCCGGACCGCACGGTGTCCTACGGGCCGCACCCGGACCAGGTGGTCGACCTGTACGGGTACGAGACTTCGTACGGGTACGGGACTTCGTACGGGTACGGGTCTTCGTATGGGGCGCGTCCGGGCGCCGGAAGCGGAGCGCCGGAGCCCCTGGTCGTCCTGCTGCACGGCGGCTTCTGGCGGGTGGCGTACGACCGCGGATACCTGTCCCCGCTGGCCGCCGCGCTGGTCAGGCACGGCCTGCCGGTCGCCCTCGCGGAGTACCGCAGGGTCGGAGGCGGGGACGCCACCGGGAACGGGAGCAGGTCCGGGACCGTGACCGGCGGCGGTGGCTGGCCGGAGACCTTCCAGGACGTGACGGCCGCCATCGCCACCGCCGTCGCGGCCGTCCCGGAAGCCCGGCAAGGCACACCGGTCGTGGTCGTCGGCCACTCCGCGGGCGGCCACCTGGCCCTCCTCACGGCGGCCCGGCGCAACCCCACTGCCGCCGCCCCCGCCGACCCCGCTGCCGCCGCCCCGCCACCGACCCCGATGCAGCCACCCCCGCCGCGCCCGCCGTCCCCACCGCCCCCGGCCACCCGCTCGCGGTCGTCGCCGTCTCGCCGGTCGCCGATCTCGACCGCGCCCACGCGCTCGGCCTCAGCAACGGCGCGGTGGCCGGCTTCCTCGGCCCCGGACCCGGCATGGCGGCCCGTATGGCCCAGGCCGACCCGATGCGCCACCCGCCCACCGGGGCGCCCGTGGCGATCCTGCACGGCACCGAGGACGCCGACGTCCCGGTGGAACTCTCCCGCCGCTACACCCGCGAAGCCCGCGCCACCTCCCCCGTCGCCCTCCACGAGCTCCCCAGCACCTCCCCCGTCACCCTCCACGAGCTCCCCGCCACCGGCCACTACGCCCCCGTCACCCCAGGCACGGACGCCTTCGCAGCCCTCCTGAAGGCCATCCGTGCCACCGCCGCGCAGGCGGTCACCGGCAGTCATCGCCGCACGTAGTACTTGAGACGGAGGCCCACACATCCCCACGGAGCCGGACGCCTTCGGCCCCCGCGCTGCTTACCGTGGTGTACGTGAACGACAGAAGTCAGTCCCAGCCGACCGGCCTGCGTACGGAAGCCGGCCTGGTCCGCGGGGTGCTCCGCAGGCTGCACCAGGACCTGGTCGAAGGCGCCTTCGCCTTCCACCCGATGCCGCCCTTGGACGAGAACGCCTACCAGTGGAGCCGACGCCTCCTGCCGCGGCGGCTGCGCAGGTGGTCCCGCTGGGCGCCGCACGCGCTGGTGGGCTCCCTGGCCGCCCTGATCTTCCTGTCGGGCATCGGGCAGTCGTCTTTCGGCTTCTCCATGGTGGGCACCCTCATCGGGTCGGTGTTCAGCTTCGCCTGTACGCTGCCGATCGCACTGACCCTCTTCCGCCCGGTCGGCGCCTTCTGGCTGTCGCTCGGCGTGCTGGGTGTGGCCGCGTTGCTCAACCCGAACAGCGGCTACGGCGGCTACTGGTCCGGTATGGCCTCCTTCACCCACATCATCGTCATGACACTGGTCGTGCTGCGCACCCGGCCGCGACTGGCCGTGGAAGTGTGGCTGGTCACCATGGTCGTGATCACCGTCGTGTGCACCTTCCGGGGCAACGGCTCCGACCTCGGTCCCTTCACGTTCTTCTCCGCGGTGATCCTGGTCTCGGCCGCCGCCGTCCGCGCCTGGCGCGAGGAGCGGCAGCACGTCGTGGAGACCGAGACGGTCACCGCCGAGGAGCGCTCGCGCCGTACGCTGCTGGAGGAGCGCGCGACCATCGCCCGCGAACTGCACGACGTGGTCGCCCACCACATGTCCGTCATCGCCATCCAGGCGGAGGCCGCGCCGTACCGCGTCAAGGAGACGCCGCCGGAGCTGGCGACGGCGTTCTCGACCATCCGGGAGAACGCCGTGGCCGCGCTGACCGAGCTGCGGCGCATCCTCGGTGTCGTACGGTCCGAGGACCCGGACGCCTTCGCCGACGCCAACCCCGAGGCGCCGCAGCCCACCCTCGCCAGCCTCGATTCGCTGCTGGCCAGCGTGCGTTCGGCGGGACTGACCGTCGAGGCGGTGATCACCGGTTCGGCCCGGCCGCTGCCGCAGGGCGTGGAGCTGTCCGCGTACCGCATCGTGCAGGAGGCGCTGAGCAACACGCTGCGCCATGCGCCGGGCGCCGAGGCACGGGTGGAGATCTCTTATGTGCTGGGCGGGCTGGGACTGCGTATCGTCAACGGTGCCCCGAGCCGGCTGGCCAAGCCCTCGCCGGGGGCCGGGCACGGAGTACTGGGCATGCGGGAGCGCGTACAGATGCTGGGTGGGGAGATGACCACCGGGCCCACCGAGGAGGGCGGGTTCGAGGTCGCGGCCTTCATCCCGGTGTCGGTTTCGGGTACGGGGACGGGGCCGGCCACGAACGCGTCGGCGGGGGAGGCGAAGTCATGATCAAGGTGATGATCGTGGACGATCAGGTGATGGTCCGCGAGGGATTCTCGGTGCTGCTCGGCGCGATGCCGGACATCGAGGTGGTCGGCGAGGCCGTGGACGGCCGGGACGCGGTGGCCAAGGTCGCCCAACTCCGCCCGGACGTCGTCCTGATGGACATCCGTATGCCCGAGATGAACGGGCTGGAGGCGACCCGCGAGATCGTCGCCGCCGACGCGGACGCCAAGGTGCTGGTCCTGACCACCTTCGACCTGGACGAGTACGTGTACCAGGCGCTGCGGGCCGGGGCCAGCGGCTTCCTCCTCAAGGACGCCTCGGCCGGTCAGCTCGCAGAGGGCGTACGGATCGTGGCG
Encoded proteins:
- a CDS encoding histidine kinase, translated to MYVNDRSQSQPTGLRTEAGLVRGVLRRLHQDLVEGAFAFHPMPPLDENAYQWSRRLLPRRLRRWSRWAPHALVGSLAALIFLSGIGQSSFGFSMVGTLIGSVFSFACTLPIALTLFRPVGAFWLSLGVLGVAALLNPNSGYGGYWSGMASFTHIIVMTLVVLRTRPRLAVEVWLVTMVVITVVCTFRGNGSDLGPFTFFSAVILVSAAAVRAWREERQHVVETETVTAEERSRRTLLEERATIARELHDVVAHHMSVIAIQAEAAPYRVKETPPELATAFSTIRENAVAALTELRRILGVVRSEDPDAFADANPEAPQPTLASLDSLLASVRSAGLTVEAVITGSARPLPQGVELSAYRIVQEALSNTLRHAPGAEARVEISYVLGGLGLRIVNGAPSRLAKPSPGAGHGVLGMRERVQMLGGEMTTGPTEEGGFEVAAFIPVSVSGTGTGPATNASAGEAKS
- a CDS encoding VOC family protein, with the protein product MFNAITHSQIYVLDQDEALDFYVGKLGLVVNTDVDMGFMRWLTVSVPGHPEREILLEKPGAPAMSEETAQQVRELVTKGAMGGWLIFTTDDCRKTYETLLAQGVEFTEEPTDRPYGTDCGLRDPFGNRIRFTQPRS
- a CDS encoding response regulator transcription factor, encoding MIKVMIVDDQVMVREGFSVLLGAMPDIEVVGEAVDGRDAVAKVAQLRPDVVLMDIRMPEMNGLEATREIVAADADAKVLVLTTFDLDEYVYQALRAGASGFLLKDASAGQLAEGVRIVASGEALLAPTVTKRLISEFSRLGAPRPPAQERIGDLTERETEVLVLVAQGLSNGEIAEHLVVAESTVKTHVSRILVKLGLRDRTQAAVFAYEARLVTPGG
- the kynU gene encoding kynureninase: MSESLMTREQGDEGREERAEYEGREEYEEREEYEGLAGRPEPVVADLFERARAQDAADQLASVRERFVLDEAVYLDGNSLGALPRAVPGRIADVIAREWGELRIRSWTESGWWMAPERIGDRIAPLVGAAPGRIVVGDSTSVNVFKAVVGGVRMAGEDRDEILVDETTFPTDGYIARSAARLTGRTLRPVQPARIPQEAGPRTALALVNHVDYRTGRLNDLPGITAALHEAGALAVWDLCHSAGALPVGLDAHGVDLAVGCTYKYLNGGPGSPAYLYVRQDLQQRFDSPLPGWNSHAEPFGMASRYSPADGIVRGRVGTPDILSLLALEAALEVWDGVRIESVRAKSLALTDFFLDCVQAYAPPGRVRVLTPREHALRGSQVALGCAGAGAVMTELIRRGVIGDFRHPDVLRFGFTPLYTSFADAERAARMLGTS
- a CDS encoding tryptophan 2,3-dioxygenase family protein, which produces MSQHSDGSRNGHSTEPEPMCPVAAAGGNAGNPDLSIGSRGTTPYEDYVHADVLTHLQHPLSDDPGEMAFLVTTQVMELWFTVIVHEWHTAARALRRDDLPVAMDALKRSTYELEALNAAWKPLARLTPAQFNSFRGALGEGSGFQSAMYRRLEFLLGEKSSSMLVPHRGAPREHAELEKALQEPSLWDEVLHLLRRRGYAVPEEVLDRDLTAKYEPHPAVEAAWAEIYAGPQDSELTQLGEALTDVAELMWRWRNDHLVATRRAMGAKPGTAGSAGVTWLEKRARKNVFPELWTARSHV
- a CDS encoding DUF3151 domain-containing protein → MAIHENLLGGPPPTHLPDDPEPRELLASGAAPADVAAKYPTSSLAWAQLADDAFQAGRVVESYAYARTGYHRGLDALRRAGWKGHGPVPFEHEPNRGFLRALHALARAAQAIGEQEEYERCTTFLRDSSPTAADTLS
- a CDS encoding GNAT family protein, translated to MFAKALGDGAELRPLEPWQAEEFLAHIDRGREFIGRYVGLPDIVHDLDSTRNWLQLYADRTAADTGRLHGIWLDGRLVGGVLLRVFDTSTGNCEAGCWVEPAAAGRGLATRAVRALIDWAVLVRGMHRVEWQVAPENTPSINIAKRLGMTREGVLRENSPYRGVRQNTEVWSVLAPEWRAAHSPG
- a CDS encoding alpha/beta fold hydrolase yields the protein MCCASGSRRCTPPSRTRSGRRGCWGRPERPAGRGRERKRGRGRERRRKPVKNAAAGEAAAQEEGAAREEVAAREEAALFGLAPVPPDRTVSYGPHPDQVVDLYGYETSYGYGTSYGYGSSYGARPGAGSGAPEPLVVLLHGGFWRVAYDRGYLSPLAAALVRHGLPVALAEYRRVGGGDATGNGSRSGTVTGGGGWPETFQDVTAAIATAVAAVPEARQGTPVVVVGHSAGGHLALLTAARRNPTAAAPADPAAAAPPPTPMQPPPPRPPSPPPPATRSRSSPSRRSPISTAPTRSASATARWPASSAPDPAWRPVWPRPTRCATRPPGRPWRSCTAPRTPTSRWNSPAATPAKPAPPPPSPSTSSPAPPPSPSTSSPPPATTPPSPQARTPSQPS
- a CDS encoding aldose 1-epimerase yields the protein MQTQAQTNGVRLAAGDAELTIHPDNGCRIASLRVGGRELLRQGAKYGCFPMVPWCGRIEHGRFRNGGEVHQMPLNSPPHAIHGTGRNLAWKTARASATSAAFTYDLADPAAPWPYPGTVTQLVELAADGSSLTLTMGVETYADSFPAQAGWHPWFVRNLDADEAAGGATGGGTEDAAGDVRIDFAAEWQEERGADHLPTGRRIVPTPGPWDDCFGMPQGVDVTLTWPGELELKVTSRAEWVVVFDEQPAAVCVEPQSGPPNGLNTMPRLVTPIDPLEISTTWSWRALG
- the pyrE gene encoding orotate phosphoribosyltransferase, whose protein sequence is MSDDVRGELLQQIKDKAVVHGKVTLSSGKEADYYIDLRRITLDSEAAPLVGRLMLDITAGLDFDAVGGLTLGADPVATSMLHAAAARGRRLDAFVVRKAQKTHGMQRRIEGPDIKGRRVLVVEDTSTTGGSPLTAVEAAREAGAEVVAVATIVDRGAASAIAEAGLEYITGYRLEDLDLA
- the fbaA gene encoding class II fructose-bisphosphate aldolase — protein: MPIATPEVYNEMLDRAKAGKFAYPAINVTSTQTLHAALRGFAEAESDGIIQISTGGAEFLGGQYNKDMVTGAVALAEFAHVVADKYDITVALHTDHCPKDKLDGYVRPLLEISEKRVAKGQNPLFQSHMWDGSAETLADNLAIGQELLAKAAAAKIILEVEITPTGGEEDGVSHEINDELYTTVEDALRTAEALGLGEKGRYLLAASFGNVHGVYKPGNVVLRPELLKDLQEGVGAKYGKQSPFDFVFHGGSGSTEQEIATALENGVVKMNLDTDTQYAFTRPVADHMFRNYDGVLKVDGEVGNKKTYDPRSWGKLAEAGMAKRVTEACANLRSTGTKLK